The following is a genomic window from Chloroflexota bacterium.
TGCCCATTGCGGGCCTTGTCGTGCGCCCGCCGCTGTTCCCGAGTTGAGGCATGCCAGCGCCCATTCGCGAGTGCGGCTCGGGTCCGGTGTTCCGGGTCTTCTCTCCTGCGTCGCCAGTAGTCGCGTATACACGGTATGCACCACCTGGCGTGTCCGTCAGGCTTACTTCGATCGCGACCGAACTCGTTGACCGCTTTGAGGGCGCCGCACTTGGAGCAGCGCTTCAGCTGGGCAGGACCATCACGTGTGTCCATCGGTCCACGCTCCTGGGGAGGCGAGGCGGCACCAGCATCGACCTTCTCACGATTTGCCTCCGTTCAGAACTCCATCAGGCGGTCGCCCGTCGCGGTCGGCTGGCCGCGCACGGCGTCGATCGCCAGGTGCTCGCGCGCCCAGCGGCGCAGCTCCTCGATCTCCTCGCGCTTGACCTCGCTGGTCGGCCGGATGGCCCGCACCCGCGCCAGCACGTCGGCCGTCACGAGGTCGCGGCCGCCGTCCATGAAGGCGTCCACCAGCGCGCCCTTGACGGCCGCCTCGATCTCGGCGCCGGAGAAGCCGTCGGCCGCCCCGGCCAGCGCCTCCAGGTCGAACGCCCCGGGCTCGCGCCCCCGCCGGGCGAGGTGGACGCGGAAGATGTCCACGCGGTCCTCGGGGGTGGGCAGGTCGACGAAGACGACGTGCGAGAAGCGGCCCTGGCGGATCTGCTCGGGGGCGAGCTGGCGCACGTCGTTGGCGGTGGCGAAGACGAACACGTCGGCCTGCTCCTGCATCCAGTTCAGGAGGGTGCCGATCGTCCGGGCCGTCTCGCCGGCGTCCGAGCGGGCCGACGACTGGAGCCCGCCGACGCCCTTCTCGAACTCGGAGAGGCCCAGCACCGCCTTGAGCGTCGTCGCGATCGCCAGCGCCCGGCGGATCGACGTGGCGGCGCTGCCGATGACGCCGCCGCCCTCGCCCATCACGGCGCCCATGTCGAGGTCGAGCAGGGGCCGGCCGAAGATGCCGGCCGCGATCTTCTTCGCCAGGTCTTTGCCGCAGCCGGGCAGGCCCACCAGCAGCACGCCCTTGGCCGGCTCGACGCCGTACGCCCGGGCGGCCGGGGTGAACGTCACGGCCGCCTGCTGGAGCAGCAGGCGCAGGTTGGCGTAGCCGCCGAGGTGGTCGGCCGGCTCCGGGTGGCTGTAGGCCAGCGCGCCACTGCGGCGGATGACCGCGCGCTTCTCGTCGAGGATGAGCGGCACCGCCTCCGGGCCGATCCCCCGCCGGGCGATCGCCGCCTTGGCCAGCGCGTTCTCGATCTCGGTCTCGGTGAGCCCGAGCAGCGCCTGGGCGAGCTGCTCGCGGGTGCGGGCGTCGACCGCCAGCCGCACATCGGGGTGGTCGGCGAGGCGCGCGAGTTGGAGATCGAGGATGCCGGCCACCTCGCGCTCGTCGGGCAGCACCAGGTCGACGATCTTCACCTCCTTCTCCAGCTCCGCGAGCTCCGGGAAGGATGGCCCGACGAAGAGGACGGTGACGGGGCGGGCCTTGATCGCCCAGGCGAGCTCGCGCAGCCGGCGGACGAGCAGCGGCTCTGCTTGCCCGAAGGGCGCAAGGTACGGCCCGAAGTCGGCCAGGACGTAGAGCCCCCGCTCGGCCTGTTCGACGTGCTCCAGCACCGAGAGCGGGTCGTCGGTGCCCGGGATCGGTCGCTCGCACGGGCCGAGGCCGGGGCCGGCCACCTGGCGCAGGCCGGCCGGGCGCGACCACCAGAAGAGTCCCTTGGCGGCGTGGCGCTCGAGCCTGGCCACGGCGAGCATCAGGCGGCGGAAGCGGAGCTCCTCGAAGGTGGCAACGGCGAGGAGCGGGTAGCGCGCGCGGATCAGGACGTCGAGCTCGCCGACGAGCGCGGCGAGCGAGGACGTGTCGATCATTGTCTCTGCCTCCAGTCATGGATGGGCGGGCGAGGCCCGTCGCCACCTGGGCGGCGGGCCTCCGGCGCAACGGGTCGGATGGTCAGAGCTCGAGGGCGGCCATCCGGTGCGGCTCGGCGAGCGACCGGGCGTCGGCGTAGCAGAGCGCGACGATGTCCCCGAGCACCTGGTCGATCGGGCCGGGGTCGCGCTTGCGCGGGCCGGTCGGCCGGCTGGCGAGGTCCTCCAGCTCGCCGAGCAGCAGCTCCAGCTGCTGGTCGGACTGCCAGTTCATGAGGCGGAACCAGCGCGCCAGCTCGCGCGCCTTCTTCGCCGAGGCCCCGTGGAGCGCCCGGTGCTTCTGGAGCGAGGCGCGGATGGCGGTCGCCGACTCGTAGACGGCCGCGTGGAGCTGCCGCGCCCCCTCCTCCAGCGGGCTCAGCGACTCCTGGAGGCGCTCTCGGGCGGCCTCGAGCTTGAGGTGGCGCAGGCGCTCCTTCACCTCGGCTTCCTTCCGCCGATCCTCCGCTTCTGCCTGAAGCCGGCGGCGGATGCGCTCCTCCTCGGCCCAGAGCTCCTCTTGCACGAGCTTCTCGCGCGCCCGCTGCCGGCGCTGCTCGAGCTGCGCCGCTGCCT
Proteins encoded in this region:
- a CDS encoding AAA family ATPase, with amino-acid sequence MIDTSSLAALVGELDVLIRARYPLLAVATFEELRFRRLMLAVARLERHAAKGLFWWSRPAGLRQVAGPGLGPCERPIPGTDDPLSVLEHVEQAERGLYVLADFGPYLAPFGQAEPLLVRRLRELAWAIKARPVTVLFVGPSFPELAELEKEVKIVDLVLPDEREVAGILDLQLARLADHPDVRLAVDARTREQLAQALLGLTETEIENALAKAAIARRGIGPEAVPLILDEKRAVIRRSGALAYSHPEPADHLGGYANLRLLLQQAAVTFTPAARAYGVEPAKGVLLVGLPGCGKDLAKKIAAGIFGRPLLDLDMGAVMGEGGGVIGSAATSIRRALAIATTLKAVLGLSEFEKGVGGLQSSARSDAGETARTIGTLLNWMQEQADVFVFATANDVRQLAPEQIRQGRFSHVVFVDLPTPEDRVDIFRVHLARRGREPGAFDLEALAGAADGFSGAEIEAAVKGALVDAFMDGGRDLVTADVLARVRAIRPTSEVKREEIEELRRWAREHLAIDAVRGQPTATGDRLMEF